Genomic segment of Truepera radiovictrix DSM 17093:
CTGGAGGTCCCCCTTGCACCGTTGGAAGCGAACCGCTGGACTGTTGGCCCCGAGTCTTATGCTGCTGGGCCTTACGGCGCCTCTGGCGCTCGCCCAAAACCAAGTCGAGCTGCGCATGACCTGGTACGACGACGGCAACGAAGGCCAGGTGATGCGCGAGCTTTTGGACCGCTTCGAGGCCGACAACCCCGACATCCGCGTGGTGATGGACACGGTCGCCTACTCCTCGGGCATCTTGGAGACGCTGCCTCTGCAGCTCGCCTCGGGCGACGGCCCCGACATGGCGCGTGTGACGAACCTGGGCGGGCTCTCCGAGTACTACCTCGACCTGCGCGAGTACCTCAGCGACCCCGAGTACTGGGAGGAGAACTTCGGGCAGTTTCTGGACTGGATGCGCCCCGAGGACCCGGAGATGATCCCCGGCTTTATGACGCAGCTCACCGTGACGGGGCCGTTTGTCAACAAGACGCTCTTCGACCAAGCCGGCGTCGAGATGCCCGCTGAAGGCGCGACGTGGGAGGCGTGGGCGCAGGCGACGCGCGAGGTCGCCGAGGCGACGGGGACGGCCTTCGCCATGGCGATGGACCGCTCGGGGCACCGCCTCGCCGGAGCGGCGATCAGCCAGGGCGCCGCTTACTTCGACGAGGAGGGCAACCCCGCTATCGACGATGAGGGTTTCCGCCAAATGGCCCAGCTCATGGTCGACTGGCACCAAGACGGCACCATGATCCCCGACGTGTGGATCGGTGCGGGCGGCACCTACACAGCCGGGAACGAGCAGTTCATCAACGGCGAGGTGGTCTTTTACATGTCGGGCAGCTGGCAGGTCGGGCAGTTTGCCGAGACGATTGGCGACGCCTTCGACTGGGTGGCGGTGCCTAACCCCTGCGGCCCGGCGGCGTGCACGGGGATGCCTGGGGGGGCGGCGCTGGTCGCTTTCGAGGACACCGACCACCCCGAGGAGGTCGCGCGCGTCATGGAGTACCTGGCGAGCGAACCCGTCTTGGAGGAATTTTACGCCCGCACCCTCTTTATCCCCGGGCACCTCGGGCTCGCGGAGCGGGGCATCGACTTCCAGACCGACTTAGAGCTCGCCGCAGACGCGCTCAACGTCTTTGCGGGCGAGGTGACCCGCCTCGACGACACCGCTTTTGCCCTGCAGGGCTACCCGTTTAACCGCGTCGTCTTCGACGCCACGACCAACCGCCTGACGCAGGTGCTCGTCGGCGAGCTCTCGCTCGACGAAGCGATCGCGCGGATGCAAGCGGACATCGAAGAGGGGATCGCCGCTGCAGGTCAGTAGCGCGCTTCGCTAACCGCTTTTATCGCACACTCTGGGCGGCTACCCGGTACTCGGTAGCCGCCCTTTGGAGACCGATGCAACGAGACCGTCACAACGTGGTGCGAGCCCCCTCGCGGCCTCGCAGAGCCCCCAAGCCGTCTCTGGGCGGGCTTTTCGGCAGCCTCTTCGCGGGGCTGATGAACGCCTTTGAGCTCGTGATGAGCCCTTTGCAGCGCCTTTTGGGCGTGCGGGGGATGGCGTATATCTTTTTGCTGCCCAACCTCATCATCTTCGGCGTGTTCGTACTCTTTCCAATGGTGCTCAACGTCTATTTCGCGCTGACCGGTGGGACCGCCCTATTCCCACAGAACCGTCCCTTCGTCGGCACCCAGAACTTCGAGACGCTGCTCTCGTGCACCAACTATCTCGACCCCAACACCTGTCAAGAGGACCGCTTTTGGCGGGCGCTGCGCAACACGGGTTTTTTCGTCGTCTTCCAGGTGAGTGGAACGGTCTTCTTCTCACTTCTGACCGCCCTCGTGTTAAACCGCCGCATCCTCTGGCGCGGGTTTTTTCGGAGCGTCTACTTCTACCCCGTGCTGCTCTCACCGGTCGTCGTGGCGCTCGTGTGGAAGTGGATGTTGCAGCGTAACGGGCTGCTTAACGCCATTCTCGTCTCGCTGGGCGGCCAACCCGAGCTGTTTTTGCTCAACGCGAACTGGGCGATGTTCTGGGCGATCTTCGTCAACATCTGGGCGAACATGGGCTTTTACACCCTGATCCTCTTGGCGGGGCTGCAGTCGATACCCAAAGAGCTTTACGACGCCGCGGCCATGGACGGCGCGGGGCGCTTTCAGAGCCTGCGCAACCTCACCCTGCCGCTACTCATGCCGACGCTGCTCGTCGTGCTCGTGCTCTCGCTCATTCGCGGGGTGCAGACCTTCGACGAGGTCTTCGTGCTCACCGGGGGCGGCCCCGGCACCTCGACCCTATTTATCATCCAGTACATCTACAACACGGGGTTTTCGGGTCAAGTCCAGCGCTTCGGCCTCGCGGCGGCAGCTTCTGTCCTCGTCGGCGCGGCGCTCCTCGTCTTCACCCTCGTTCAGCTGCGTATCGGGCGTTCGCGCCCCGCTTAGGAGGACCATGACCACGGTAAGCACCTTTTTGACGCGCCGCCGCGGGCGGCGCCTGCACGTCACCGACGTGCTCACCTACCTCTACTTGGCCGCCGGGGTGCTGATCATGTTCGGCCCGGTGCTCTGGCTCGTGCTCTCGTCTTTCAAGACGCCGAGCGCGCTGCTCGAGTTCCCCCCCGCGCTGCTCCCCACGGCGCAGGCGACCGTCACGGTCGAGGGGTACGACACCCCTTTGCCCCTTTTCGACGTGACCCTAGAGGACGGCAGCCAGGCGCGCCTCGCGCAGGTGCGGCGCATCGGGCTCGAGGCGCAGATGATCGACCCCGCCGCCCCCGACGAGATCATCAGCGTCCCCACCGCCCAGCGCCAGGAGGTGCGGCGGGTCCAGTTCGCTTGGAACAACTACACGGAGCCGCTCGCGCGCTTTAACTTCGTGACGTTTTTGCGCAACTCCGTCGTGGTCACCGTCACCGCCACCCTCATTACGCTCTTGATCAACAGCATGGCCGCTTTTGCCCTCTCCAAGTACGAGTTCAGGGGTCGCAACGCCATCTTCCTGCTCATCATCGCCACCTTGATGATCCCCATCTCGGTCATTCTGGTCCCCGTCTACTTGGTCATTACCCAGATCGGTTGGACGAACAACCTCTGGGGCGTCATCCTCCCCGGCGCCGCCACCCCGACGGGGGTCTTCCTGCTGCGCCAGTACATGCTCACGCTGCCCGACGAGCTTCTAGACTCCGCCCGCATCGACGGCGCGTCCGAGTGGCGCATCTACTGGCAGATCATCCTGCCCCTGACGGCTCCCGCTTTGGCCGTGCTGGCCATCTTCTCGGTCATGTGGCGCTGGAACGACTTTTTGTGGCCTTTGATCGTCCTGACGCGGAGCGAGCTCTTTACCCTGCAAGTCGGCCTCAACTCGTTCCAGGGCGAGCTCAACATCCAGTGGCACTATGTCCTGGCGATGACCGTGCTCACGCTCCTGCCCGTCACCGTGGTGTTCGCCTTTTTGCAGCGCTACATCACGACGGGGGTGGCGACGACGGGGTTGAAGTAGATCCGATCGGTTCTTGCGGCGTGGCCCACATGGCGCCCCCACGGAGCACCCTAGCGCGCATCTTCCGATATGTGCCAAGAGCGTTTTTCCGCGAAACTGCCGCCACAAGTTTGCGCCACACGTTTACAAGAGCGCGGCCCCCGAAGCTGGGGGCCGTTTCTGTTGGTGGTCGGTTCTGTCCGTAGCTAGGCTTGCGCTGGCGGCGGTAGGGCGCGCTCCCGTCGCGCCGCCCCCCCCACCCACCGCAAAAACACCGCCGCGATGGCGATCAGCATCACCGTCATGTAGAGGATGCCCATGAACACCCCCGCGAGCTGCTGGTCTTGCATCGGCGAGAGCCCAAAGACGCGCGGCACCTCCCCGTACCAGGGGTAGATGAGGCGGTTTGAAAAGCTGATGACGGTCGAAAAGGGGTTGTGCGCGATGATCATCACGATCAGGTAGATGAGCTGCGTTTTGTAGCTCGGCGTGGGCAGGTCGTTCGGTAAGGGGTTCATCACGGGCCACCACATGAGCACCGCTGAGGTGAAGATAGCGGCGTAGGTGTAGTAGTGCAGCAAGTCGGTGGAGAACATCATCGTTCTAAGCACCACGGGGATGTGAATAAGCGCGAACGCTAGGTTGAAGTGAATGACGTTCACCACGGGGCGCGTGAGAAAACGCAAGGCGGGTTTGATCACCGGGTGAAGCGCCACGGGCGCGATCAGCCACCCCGGTAAGCCCAACAGGAAAAGCGGCGCCACGATAAAGATCACGATCATCATGGTGAGCATGTGCGCTGAGAGCAAAAAGTACTCGCCGATGGTGTGCAAGGGCGAGATGAAGGTCAGTGTGAGGATCGCTAGGCTGAGGTAGAAGAGGATCGCCTTGTTGGTCGGGTAAGCGTGACCGGGGAAGAGGCGTCTCCGCAAGGGGCCGGTCCCCAAGGTGTAAAAGAGCAGCGCTACAAAGGTCGCGGCAATTGGCAGCGGCTCGAGGCGCCAGAGGTAGGAGAGGTCCATAGGTCATTGTATGCAGAGCTGCGCGCACCGCGCAGCGGACAAATGACCGTAGCGGGGGGCGAGGGTGGTGGGGTGTAGCGCCCGTGTGTTACGTTAAGCCTCGGTCGGAAAGTTAGCGAAAGGTTTGTGGTGTTGAGCGGGCGCCACGCGCGACAGGGGGAGACGCCTCTTTGGGGTGAGGAGGACGATGACAGAAACGCTCACCGCGACCTACCGAGTGGTCACGCCGCTCTTTATGAGTGGCGCTGACCAGAGCCGGGCCGAACTCCGCCTGCCAAGCATCAAGGGGGCGCTGCGCTTTTGGTGGCGGGCGCTCGCTTGGGAGCGCTTGGGTGGCGACCTCGAGCAGATTCGCAGGCAGGAGGCGGAGCTTTTCGGCAGCACCGATACGGGGCAGGCTGGGGTGCTGATGCGGCTTAGGGCGCCAGAGGTGACGCAGCTGAGCAAGGGGGTGGTTTTAAAGGACGGCGGCCGCGTTGTCGGGGAAGGGGCGCGTTACCTCGGTTACGGCGTTATGGAGGCGTTTGCCAGCCGCAACAAGGGTACACAGGAAGGACAGCTTACGCGGGCGTGCCTTGCGGCGCCCTTTGACTTTACCCTGCAAGTGTGCTTTAAGCCCAACCTGACCCCAAAACAGCGCGATGGCATCGTCGATGCCCTTAAGCTGCTAGGCACCGTCGGCGCACTTGGCAGCAAGGCGCGCAAAGGTTATGGCAGCCTGGTTCTTAAGGAATATCAGGATGGTGAGAAAGTTTGGCAAGCGCCACAAGATATAATTGCTATAAAAGAGGAGCTGGAAAAGCTAAAGTCAGAGTTTAAGCTCAGAACTGACAAGCCGCCCTATACGGCATTCTCCCGGGAAAGCAAGATCCTACTCGTTGAAGGTGAGGTCAGCCAGTCGCCCTTAGAGCTGCTGAACCGCATTGGGCGTGAGATGGTTTTCTACCGTAGCTGGGGCAACAACGGCAAAGTCTTCGACCAGAATGCCGAGCAGAACTTTCCAGATGATCACGACCTGATGAAGGCAATCGCTTCAGGGGGGACCTCCTCAGTATCAATTGAGCATCCAGAGCGCGTCGCCTTCGGCTTACCTCACAACTACTTCTTCAGCAGCACGAAGGATAAAGCAGAAGTCAAGGCGGTTGATGCCACGAATCCGCGTAACCCCACCGCGATAGAGCGACGTGCCAGTCCTTTGCAGATTCATATTCACCAAATTGGTGATACTCCAATTGCCGTCCTGACGTTTCTGCCGAGCCAGTTTTTGCCCGCTAATGCTAAAATCCGCCTCATCGGCAAACAGCAAAAGGTTGTTTCAGTAGACACCTCTAACAACCTATGGCAACCCATACATGAGTTTTTCGAGCGCATGAAAAACGTCAGAGGACAACCTCACTTACAGCGCAAAGAAGACTTCGGCAGGGTGGTGGAAGTTAGATATGCCTGAGCGCCTTCTCCACTTCACCCTCGGCCCCGTCCAGGGCTTCGTCGCCCAGGCGCGGCGCACCCGCGACCTGTGGGCCGGGTCGTTCTTGCTCTCCTATTTGGCGGGTCACGCGATGAAAGCGGTGCTCGAGGGAGGCGGCAGCATCACTTTCCCCGATGTGGGGAGCATGGCGAAGCCCACCGACCCGCTGCTCGCGGCCATCCTCGGCAAACCTTTGCCCGATAACCCAACGCCTAAAATCGGCTCCCTCCCCAACCGCTTCAAGGCGGAAGTGCCGGATGGCTTCGACCCTGTAAGCTGCCGCAAAGCGGTCTTAGGTGCGTGGCAGAGAATAGCTGACGCGGTGTGGCAGCGCTACGTCGCGGGCGCCGCGCCGCAGGGCCGCGGCACGCGGGCTATTTGGGAGCGCCAGGTAGCGGGCTTTTGGGACATGAGCTGGGTCATGGGGGGCGACCCCGGTGACCGCTCGGACAACACCTGGCTCGACCGCCGCAAGAACTGGCGCACCTTTGCGCCGACCGAAGAGCCCGGCGACAAGTGCACCCTGATGGGCAGCTTGCAGGAGCTCTCGGGTTTTGTGAGGGCGACCGCGCGCGGGAAGCAAACCGAGCGCGGGAACCAGGAGGACTTTTGGGGGGAGGTCCGGCGCAGGGTCGGTTCCCTCAACCTAGGGGAGCATGAGCGCCTCTGCGCGGTGTCGCTCATCAAGCGGCTTTTCCCCAACGTCGCTAGCGAGGTCATCGGCTGGGAGCTTGACGCCAAGACCTGGCCCTCGACCTCGTACATGGCGGCGGTGCCGTGGCTAGAGCGCATTCAAGCAAGCCTAGAGGCGCAGGCTCTCGCGCTCGAGTACCCCAAGCTCGTCCGAACGCATGCCGAAGGCGACATTTTCGGCGAGTACAGCACCGACTTGTCCTGCGTGGCCCGTGACGACTTCACCCGGCTCGACGGCCAGCTCTACTACCGCTACGCCATCGAGAGCGACAAGGAGCGCGGCTTCTCGGCGGAGGCCAAGCGGGCGCTTCAGGCGCACCTCGGCGAGTTGAGCAACGCCGTCGGTCACCCGCCCAGCCCCTTTTACGCGCTCTTGCTCATGGACGGCGACAGCTTGGGCAAGCTCTTGCAGCATCAAAGCGTTCAGCCCACCGACGTTTCTCGAGCCCTCGCCCACTTCACCGACGCGGTGGACGGCATCGTTCGAGAGCGCTGCGGTAAGACCGTCTACGCGGGCGGCGACGACGTGTTGGCGCTCTTGCCGCTCGACCGGGCGCTGCCGGCCGCAACGGCGCTCCGTCAGCGCTACCAGCAGGCCTTCGAGGAGGTCTTGGGGGGGAAGCGCCCCGCAGATCACCCCCCAACCACCATCTCGGCGGGGCTCGTCTTCGCGCACTACCACACCAGCCTGCGCGCGGTGATGCAAGAGGCGCACTATCTTCTCGACACCGTGGCCAAAGACGGCAACGGGCGCGACTCGATTGCGGTGAGCGTGTTGACCGGCAGCGGGCGCACGGTGGAATGGGTCTCGAGCTGGGAGGAGAGGACGGCGCCGCACCCCGTCCCCGACATCGTGCAGGACCTGGTTAGGGGCTTTGTGGACAAGGACGACAAGGACGAAGCGCAGTTTGCCAGCAAGTTCTTCTACAACGTCCGGGCGCGCTTTGAAGTGCTCACGGGCGACGAGCGAACGCGCCGGGCGTCCGGGCACAAGCTCCCCAAAGAGTTGGACGCGATGAGGCTCCTCGTCGCCGAGTACCAAAAGAACAAGAGCCGCGAGCGCGTCGTGCCCCTCCACGAGGCAGAGGAGCGGGTGAAACAGCTTCTGCGCGTCTGTCGCGTGCGCAAGGGGGGTGTCGAAGACCCGAAGACCCTCAACGTTGAGGGCGCCATGCTCGTGCGCTTTCTAGCGACCAAGGGGCGGGGGGTGGAGCGGTGAGGCAGCTTGAGCTCACCCCCTTGGACACGCTCTTTTTCCGCGACGGCAGCCCCTTTTCGGCGGGCGAGACGGGGCAGATGGAGGTGCGCGGCGTCTTCCCGCCCTCGCCGACGACGGTCGTGGGGGCGCTGCGGGCGGCGTTTGCCAGGGAGCTCGGTTGGCAAGGCGGCGTGTGGAAACCGGACATCACCGCCGAGCTGGGCGACGGCGACGACTTGGGACCGCTTGCCTTCGTCGGCCCCTACCTGCTGCGCCACAACGCGCCGCTCTTTCCCGCCCCCTTGCACCTGCTCTATGCCAAGGACAAGCCGCAAGACGAGCAAGAAGCCAAAGAATACCTCACCTGGCTTAAACCCAGTGCGGAGCTTCAGACGGATATTGGCACGGTCAAACTTCCCGAAGTCGTCAACGTCACAGGCGAGCGGGGGGAACAGGTGACGGGGTTTAAGCCGCTGGAGGGCTACCTGACGCTCGAGGCCATGCAGCGGGTCCTAAAGGGCGACTTGCCCGACCCCGCGAGCATCATCGCGCGCGGCGAACTTTGGCAGAGCGAGGCGCGCGTCGGCATCCACCGCGACGACGCGAGCCGCACCACCAAGGAGGACGCGCTTTACCAGACCGCCCACGTGCGGCTCTCGCGCGGCGTGTCGCTCGGCGTAGGCGTCTCGGGCTACGACGGCGCGGTGCCCAAGCTGGTGACGCTCGGCGGCGAGAGCCGGATGGTGGGTATCGAGGAAGTGTCGTGGGCGCTCCCCCAAGCGCCGACGCTGACAGGTCGCCGCTACACCGTGACCCTCATCACGCCTGGCTGCTTCAGGGGTGATGGCTGGAAGACGCCGGGCGGGGCACTGCCGGGCTTGCCGGGGCGCATCGTCGCGGCTTGCGTCGGCAAACCGCTCATGATCGGCGGCTGGGACAGCGAAGCGAAGCAACCTAAGCCGCTCGCCTTGCACCTGCCGCCGGGGAGCACCTGGTTTATGGAAGCGGATGACGTGCAGGCGGCCTTGGCCATGCACGGTAAGCACATCGGTGAAAAGACCTCCTGGGGTTATGGGCAGATCCTGATTGGAGCGTGGTGAATGAACAGCGTCATCGTGGGCATGTTGGCAGAGACGTTCGTGCACCCGGGCACGGGCCAGAACGTCGGGGCGATCGACCTGCCGGTAGCGCGCGAGGCGGCGACCGATTATCCGTTTATCGCGGGCTCGAGCCTCAAGGGGGCCTTGCGCCAGGCGTATGAGCAGCTGGGCAATGGGGGTGCAGAGGCGATTTTTGGCAGGCAGGACAACGCCGGAGAACTCCTCGCCTCAGATGCGCGGCTGCTGCTGCTCCCGGTTCGCAGCCTCAGCAGCGCCTACAAGTGGGTGACCTGCCCGCACCTTCTGGAGCGGCTAGCGCGCGACGCGGGTCGCAGCGGCATGACCGTGAGCTTTCAGATGCCCAAAGTGGCAGACAAAACGGTGCTCAGCCAAGGCTCCGGGCGGCTTTTCCTCGAGGAGCGCTCCTTTGAGGTCACTGGGGGGCCAGGCGACAAACTTGTCGAGGCGTTAGGCAGTCTCATCCCCAACGAGAGCGCGCGGGCGCGGTTAAAGGGCCAACTTGCCATCTTAAGCGACGACGACTTCGCTTGGTTTGCCCGCTACGGCTTGGCGGTGCAGGCGCGCAACGTCTTGGACGACAAAAAGACCAGCAAAAACCTCTGGTACGAGGAGACGCTGCCACCTGACACGCTCATGTACGCGGTCTTGGCCGAGCGCAACGGCCAAGGGGTTTTGCAGGACGTGCAGAAAATTGGCGATTACCTGCAGGTGGGCGGCAACGAAACGGTGGGACAGGGCTGGTTTAGCCTGCAGTGGTTGGGGGCGCGATGAGCCAGACCCTCGCCCAACGTCGTGCGGCGGACGCGCTCAGAAACGTCGAAGAGCTCAAGTATCGAGGCGACTATGGCAACTACAAGAGCTACGTCAAGGCGCTGCCCGCCAACATCCTGATGAGCGGGCTGGGGCAGGCAATAGCTACCGTGCGCTCGCGCGACCGCAAGGGCTACCCACAACTTTACAAGCATCTTGAGGGTTGGCTCTGCGGTCCCGACGAGGACGCGCCTTACCGCAACTACACCCCGGGGTTGCTCAAAGCAATCGTTGCGCACGACCAAGACCACTACATCCGCGCCCAAGCTGAAGCGATGGCGTACCTCGAGTGGCTGCGCAAGTTTGCTGACGCCTTTTTAGAGGGCGGCGAGGAGCGCGAGTAGTGCGGCCCCTTTACCGCGAAGCGCGCGAGCGGCTCGAGCGGCGAGGGGGCCACGCCGGGCTCTGGTACGACAAGTTCTGCGATAAGTGGCAGAGCGACTGGTCGGGGCTGGGAGACGAGGGCAAGAAGGACTGGGTGACGAGCGTGACGGGCAAGCCCGTAGGTGACGCCGACCAGCTCAAAGCGCACGCTGAGCGCATGCAAAGTTTTCTAAGCGCCCTTGGTCAAGCGCCCCTACTCTATAAGCTCGAGTCCGACTTCGTCACCGGCTTGGGCCGTGAGCACCCGGTCGAAAACGGCTTCGCTTGGCACCACACGCTGGGCACGCCCTATCTGCCCGGCTCGTCGGTCAAAGGCATGGTGCGGGCGTGGGCAGCTCAGTGGGCTAAAGAGAGCAACGAGACCCTCAAGCGGATTTTCGGCAGTGAGGACATCGACGACAAAAACTTCCAAGTTGGTTCGGTCGTCTTCCTAGACGCCATCCCCACCGCGCCCGTGCAGCTTAAAGCCGACGTGATGACGCCGCACTACGGGCCGTGGTACCGCGGTGAAGCGCCCCCCGCCGACTGGCACAGCCCCGTGCCGGTGCCCTTTTTGGTCGTCGAGCAGGAGCAGACCTTCCTCTTTGGGGTGCTGCCGCGGCGCAATGGCGGGCAAGGCCGCGAGGACTGCGAGGCGGTAAGGGGTTGGCTTAAGGAAGCGCTCTGTTGGCTTGGCGCCGGCGCTAAGACGGCGGTGGGCTACGGGCGGTTTAAGCCCGTTGGAGCGAAAGCTACAGCTGCTAGCACTGTCCAAGAAGTGCAGGAGGCAGCCACGCTTACGCCAGCTGAGGAACTCGTCAAAGGCTTACGCCAAGTAAGCAATAAAAAACTCAGAGAAGCAGCCCAGGGGTTTGTTGATAAGCTTAAACGTCTCGAATGCAGCGACGATGAAAAGTTCGCAGCAGCCAAGGCAATGCAAGCGATCCTGGAAGAGGCCAAATTACCCAAACTTACCAAGCTCAACGCCTATCGGGAGCTTAACAAACTCGTCGGGGAGTAGTAGCGCGTCCTTTTCGTAACCTTCAGTGGTAGCTGCGAAGCGGTGGTGACGGCGATTTGGGGGTTGACCTCACTGGCGTCACCTACCCGGCCCGTACTGCGGCGACTCGAGCACGCCGCCTGCGCCGTATACTAGGCGGATGACCGAGCCCGCTTTGGCCGACACCCCCCGCCAGGAGGGCGCCCCCAAGGCCCCCTCTATTCCGCAAACCGCCAAAAAGACGCGCGTGTTCTCCGGTATGCAGCCCTCCGGCGAGCTGCACCTCGGCAACTACGTCGGGGCGCTGCAGCACTGGGTAGCGCGGCAAGACGAGAGCGACAACATCTTCTGCATCGTCGACCTGCACGCGCTGACCATCCCCGAGCAGATCGACGCGCGCGCGCTGCACGACAACGCCCGCAAACTGGCCGCCTTGTACCTCGCGAGCGGGCTCGACCCGGAGAGAAACCTCATCTTTATCCAGTCGCACGTGCGCGAACACAG
This window contains:
- a CDS encoding carbohydrate ABC transporter permease; translated protein: MQRDRHNVVRAPSRPRRAPKPSLGGLFGSLFAGLMNAFELVMSPLQRLLGVRGMAYIFLLPNLIIFGVFVLFPMVLNVYFALTGGTALFPQNRPFVGTQNFETLLSCTNYLDPNTCQEDRFWRALRNTGFFVVFQVSGTVFFSLLTALVLNRRILWRGFFRSVYFYPVLLSPVVVALVWKWMLQRNGLLNAILVSLGGQPELFLLNANWAMFWAIFVNIWANMGFYTLILLAGLQSIPKELYDAAAMDGAGRFQSLRNLTLPLLMPTLLVVLVLSLIRGVQTFDEVFVLTGGGPGTSTLFIIQYIYNTGFSGQVQRFGLAAAASVLVGAALLVFTLVQLRIGRSRPA
- the cmr4 gene encoding type III-B CRISPR module RAMP protein Cmr4; the protein is MNSVIVGMLAETFVHPGTGQNVGAIDLPVAREAATDYPFIAGSSLKGALRQAYEQLGNGGAEAIFGRQDNAGELLASDARLLLLPVRSLSSAYKWVTCPHLLERLARDAGRSGMTVSFQMPKVADKTVLSQGSGRLFLEERSFEVTGGPGDKLVEALGSLIPNESARARLKGQLAILSDDDFAWFARYGLAVQARNVLDDKKTSKNLWYEETLPPDTLMYAVLAERNGQGVLQDVQKIGDYLQVGGNETVGQGWFSLQWLGAR
- the cmr1 gene encoding type III-B CRISPR module RAMP protein Cmr1, producing MTETLTATYRVVTPLFMSGADQSRAELRLPSIKGALRFWWRALAWERLGGDLEQIRRQEAELFGSTDTGQAGVLMRLRAPEVTQLSKGVVLKDGGRVVGEGARYLGYGVMEAFASRNKGTQEGQLTRACLAAPFDFTLQVCFKPNLTPKQRDGIVDALKLLGTVGALGSKARKGYGSLVLKEYQDGEKVWQAPQDIIAIKEELEKLKSEFKLRTDKPPYTAFSRESKILLVEGEVSQSPLELLNRIGREMVFYRSWGNNGKVFDQNAEQNFPDDHDLMKAIASGGTSSVSIEHPERVAFGLPHNYFFSSTKDKAEVKAVDATNPRNPTAIERRASPLQIHIHQIGDTPIAVLTFLPSQFLPANAKIRLIGKQQKVVSVDTSNNLWQPIHEFFERMKNVRGQPHLQRKEDFGRVVEVRYA
- a CDS encoding carbohydrate ABC transporter permease, which gives rise to MTTVSTFLTRRRGRRLHVTDVLTYLYLAAGVLIMFGPVLWLVLSSFKTPSALLEFPPALLPTAQATVTVEGYDTPLPLFDVTLEDGSQARLAQVRRIGLEAQMIDPAAPDEIISVPTAQRQEVRRVQFAWNNYTEPLARFNFVTFLRNSVVVTVTATLITLLINSMAAFALSKYEFRGRNAIFLLIIATLMIPISVILVPVYLVITQIGWTNNLWGVILPGAATPTGVFLLRQYMLTLPDELLDSARIDGASEWRIYWQIILPLTAPALAVLAIFSVMWRWNDFLWPLIVLTRSELFTLQVGLNSFQGELNIQWHYVLAMTVLTLLPVTVVFAFLQRYITTGVATTGLK
- the cmr6 gene encoding type III-B CRISPR module RAMP protein Cmr6; the encoded protein is MRPLYREARERLERRGGHAGLWYDKFCDKWQSDWSGLGDEGKKDWVTSVTGKPVGDADQLKAHAERMQSFLSALGQAPLLYKLESDFVTGLGREHPVENGFAWHHTLGTPYLPGSSVKGMVRAWAAQWAKESNETLKRIFGSEDIDDKNFQVGSVVFLDAIPTAPVQLKADVMTPHYGPWYRGEAPPADWHSPVPVPFLVVEQEQTFLFGVLPRRNGGQGREDCEAVRGWLKEALCWLGAGAKTAVGYGRFKPVGAKATAASTVQEVQEAATLTPAEELVKGLRQVSNKKLREAAQGFVDKLKRLECSDDEKFAAAKAMQAILEEAKLPKLTKLNAYRELNKLVGE
- the cas10 gene encoding type III-B CRISPR-associated protein Cas10/Cmr2 encodes the protein MPERLLHFTLGPVQGFVAQARRTRDLWAGSFLLSYLAGHAMKAVLEGGGSITFPDVGSMAKPTDPLLAAILGKPLPDNPTPKIGSLPNRFKAEVPDGFDPVSCRKAVLGAWQRIADAVWQRYVAGAAPQGRGTRAIWERQVAGFWDMSWVMGGDPGDRSDNTWLDRRKNWRTFAPTEEPGDKCTLMGSLQELSGFVRATARGKQTERGNQEDFWGEVRRRVGSLNLGEHERLCAVSLIKRLFPNVASEVIGWELDAKTWPSTSYMAAVPWLERIQASLEAQALALEYPKLVRTHAEGDIFGEYSTDLSCVARDDFTRLDGQLYYRYAIESDKERGFSAEAKRALQAHLGELSNAVGHPPSPFYALLLMDGDSLGKLLQHQSVQPTDVSRALAHFTDAVDGIVRERCGKTVYAGGDDVLALLPLDRALPAATALRQRYQQAFEEVLGGKRPADHPPTTISAGLVFAHYHTSLRAVMQEAHYLLDTVAKDGNGRDSIAVSVLTGSGRTVEWVSSWEERTAPHPVPDIVQDLVRGFVDKDDKDEAQFASKFFYNVRARFEVLTGDERTRRASGHKLPKELDAMRLLVAEYQKNKSRERVVPLHEAEERVKQLLRVCRVRKGGVEDPKTLNVEGAMLVRFLATKGRGVER
- the cmr3 gene encoding type III-B CRISPR module-associated protein Cmr3, encoding MRQLELTPLDTLFFRDGSPFSAGETGQMEVRGVFPPSPTTVVGALRAAFARELGWQGGVWKPDITAELGDGDDLGPLAFVGPYLLRHNAPLFPAPLHLLYAKDKPQDEQEAKEYLTWLKPSAELQTDIGTVKLPEVVNVTGERGEQVTGFKPLEGYLTLEAMQRVLKGDLPDPASIIARGELWQSEARVGIHRDDASRTTKEDALYQTAHVRLSRGVSLGVGVSGYDGAVPKLVTLGGESRMVGIEEVSWALPQAPTLTGRRYTVTLITPGCFRGDGWKTPGGALPGLPGRIVAACVGKPLMIGGWDSEAKQPKPLALHLPPGSTWFMEADDVQAALAMHGKHIGEKTSWGYGQILIGAW
- the cmr5 gene encoding type III-B CRISPR module-associated protein Cmr5, producing MSQTLAQRRAADALRNVEELKYRGDYGNYKSYVKALPANILMSGLGQAIATVRSRDRKGYPQLYKHLEGWLCGPDEDAPYRNYTPGLLKAIVAHDQDHYIRAQAEAMAYLEWLRKFADAFLEGGEERE
- a CDS encoding ABC transporter substrate-binding protein, which translates into the protein MAPSLMLLGLTAPLALAQNQVELRMTWYDDGNEGQVMRELLDRFEADNPDIRVVMDTVAYSSGILETLPLQLASGDGPDMARVTNLGGLSEYYLDLREYLSDPEYWEENFGQFLDWMRPEDPEMIPGFMTQLTVTGPFVNKTLFDQAGVEMPAEGATWEAWAQATREVAEATGTAFAMAMDRSGHRLAGAAISQGAAYFDEEGNPAIDDEGFRQMAQLMVDWHQDGTMIPDVWIGAGGTYTAGNEQFINGEVVFYMSGSWQVGQFAETIGDAFDWVAVPNPCGPAACTGMPGGAALVAFEDTDHPEEVARVMEYLASEPVLEEFYARTLFIPGHLGLAERGIDFQTDLELAADALNVFAGEVTRLDDTAFALQGYPFNRVVFDATTNRLTQVLVGELSLDEAIARMQADIEEGIAAAGQ
- a CDS encoding cytochrome c oxidase assembly protein, which codes for MDLSYLWRLEPLPIAATFVALLFYTLGTGPLRRRLFPGHAYPTNKAILFYLSLAILTLTFISPLHTIGEYFLLSAHMLTMMIVIFIVAPLFLLGLPGWLIAPVALHPVIKPALRFLTRPVVNVIHFNLAFALIHIPVVLRTMMFSTDLLHYYTYAAIFTSAVLMWWPVMNPLPNDLPTPSYKTQLIYLIVMIIAHNPFSTVISFSNRLIYPWYGEVPRVFGLSPMQDQQLAGVFMGILYMTVMLIAIAAVFLRWVGGAARRERALPPPAQA